Proteins encoded within one genomic window of Betaproteobacteria bacterium:
- a CDS encoding CYTH domain-containing protein, producing the protein MKAQTGQVSEPVAPPPSTPRELEIKLAGPQDLLERVLRSPLLRKRTQSRSTTRLLHNVYFDTPNSALRSQGIGLRLRKQGRKWIQTIKRERAVGAGLHDRGEFESAVSLRLPSFAALEGSGFQDTFAYLELRELLQPVFTTEFRRSTRTVGWGEVLIEVAFDRGHILAGEVAPLCDLELELKHGEPGALFMLATELCSRFPLRLENRSKAERGYALMSGEAAQPRRAHPASLDPRMKPCEAFSAIVNECLCHL; encoded by the coding sequence ATTAAAGCGCAAACAGGCCAAGTGAGCGAACCCGTCGCGCCGCCGCCAAGCACCCCGCGCGAACTGGAGATCAAACTCGCCGGGCCCCAGGATTTGCTTGAGCGCGTGCTTCGCTCGCCCTTACTCAGGAAGCGCACCCAAAGCAGGAGCACGACACGCTTGTTGCATAACGTGTACTTCGATACGCCGAACAGCGCGCTGCGCAGCCAAGGCATCGGATTGCGCTTGCGCAAGCAGGGGCGCAAGTGGATCCAAACCATCAAGCGCGAGCGCGCGGTAGGCGCCGGATTGCACGACCGCGGCGAATTCGAGAGCGCGGTGTCCCTACGCTTGCCGAGTTTCGCCGCCTTGGAGGGAAGCGGCTTCCAAGATACTTTCGCCTATTTGGAGTTGCGCGAACTTTTGCAGCCGGTGTTCACCACGGAGTTTCGCCGCTCCACTCGCACGGTGGGATGGGGGGAGGTTTTGATCGAGGTGGCCTTCGACCGGGGACATATCCTGGCTGGCGAAGTGGCGCCCCTCTGCGATCTGGAGCTGGAACTCAAGCACGGCGAACCTGGCGCGTTGTTCATGCTTGCCACCGAGCTGTGTTCGCGGTTTCCGCTGCGACTGGAGAATCGCAGCAAGGCTGAGCGCGGTTACGCTCTGATGAGTGGAGAGGCGGCGCAGCCTAGGCGCGCTCATCCCGCCAGCCTCGATCCTCGCATGAAGCCGTGCGAAGCGTTCTCCGCCATCGTGAACGAATGCCTGTGCCATCTTTAA